A window from Primulina huaijiensis isolate GDHJ02 chromosome 11, ASM1229523v2, whole genome shotgun sequence encodes these proteins:
- the LOC140988121 gene encoding probable calcium-binding protein CML18 — protein MSGKVAAGAKLDDEQLAQLRDIFRSFDRNNDGSLTELELGSLLRSLGLKPSPDQLDSLIQKADRNSNGLVEFSEFVALVAPELLPAKSPYTEYQLKHLFKMFDRDGNGYITAAELAHSMAKLGHALTVEELTGMIREADTDGDGRISFPEFSQAIVSAAFDNCWN, from the coding sequence ATGAGCGGTAAAGTGGCGGCGGGGGCCAAGTTAGACGACGAGCAACTGGCTCAGCTCCGCGATATTTTCAGATCATTCGACAGAAACAACGACGGGAGCTTAACGGAGCTGGAGCTCGGGTCGCTCCTTCGATCTCTCGGATTGAAGCCGAGCCCGGATCAGCTGGATTCTTTGATTCAGAAGGCGGACAGGAACAGCAACGGGTTGGTTGAGTTCTCGGAGTTCGTGGCCCTGGTGGCGCCGGAGCTCCTGCCGGCGAAATCTCCTTACACAGAGTATCAGTTGAAGCATCTATTCAAGATGTTTGACAGAGACGGAAATGGGTATATCACGGCGGCGGAGCTGGCCCACTCGATGGCCAAGCTCGGCCACGCGTTGACCGTGGAGGAGCTGACGGGGATGATCCGGGAGGCGGATACGGACGGCGACGGGCGGATCAGTTTCCCGGAGTTCTCGCAGGCTATTGTGTCTGCTGCATTTGATAATTGCTGGAATTGA
- the LOC140988800 gene encoding uncharacterized protein, giving the protein MVLWEITLGTAYFLGLKRTYRLALKLQRRLISPRYPKTRQLVQSRTRAIFDVALKVHRNIQERDIEIGRNLGNWILRWLDRMKPSAQIRGNPPPGSNINTNTTKQLSSTSQLNNRGGFQKFGAKSGNQESARQLFTAARNPSPKPFPTIASTRRPAGGNAQYRQFTTGGFTPFGAKYGKFGLVDVIRNDVRQWMNHSYSN; this is encoded by the exons ATGGTGTTATGGGAAATCACATTGGGTACAGCGTATTTTTTGGGTCTCAAAAGAACCTACAGATTGGCTCTCAAGCTTCAGAGGAGGCTCATTAGCCCTAGATATCCCAAGACCCGTCAACTCGTTCAAAG TCGAACTCGAGCTATATTTGATGTGGCACTCAAAGTGCATCGCAATATTCAAGAAAGGGATATTGAAATTGGTAGGAATCTTGGGAACTGGATCCTTCGGTGGCTTGACAGAATGAAGCCATCTGCTCAGATCCGAGGAAATCCTCCCCCTGGCAGCAACATAAACACTAACACCACAAAGCAGTTGAGCAGCACATCTCAGCTGAACAATCGAGGAGGCTTCCAAAAATTTGGTGCAAAATCGGGGAATCAAGAATCAGCCAGACAATTGTTTACAGCTGCAAGAAATCCGTCACCTAAACCTTTCCCCACCATCGCCTCGACGAGGAGGCCTGCTGGAGGTAATGCACAATATAGGCAGTTCACAACTGGTGGCTTTACTCCGTTTGGAGCGAAATATGGAAAATTTGGGCTTGTGGATGTGATCAGAAATGACGTAAGGCAGTGGATGAATCACTCATATAGTAATTAA
- the LOC140988213 gene encoding uncharacterized protein isoform X1 — protein sequence MQRQSLGSPSSKLHHGGIILLKDDTSSSTSPTNDALSGGGGLVVVEEEEEKVKKLKMKPAEIYIHFIPMLTLLCLLVLYLSSHKPSQIDLAEFAVYKHLSDSGDSSEDIQKFHQTVDIKQGAVSWKNRRSLRLKMADV from the exons ATGCAGAGGCAATCACTGGGCTCGCCATCGTCGAAGCTTCACCACGGAGGAATAATACTACTGAAAGATGATACCTCTTCTTCTACATCTCCAACAAACGACGCTTTATCTGGAGGAGGCGGATTGGTTGTAgttgaggaagaagaagaaaaggttAAGAAACTGAAAATGAAGCCGGCGGAAATCTACATTCATTTCATACCAATGCTCACTCTTCTCTGCCTTCTAGTTCTCTACCTTTCTTCTCACAAACCTTCTCAGATCG ATTTAGCAGAGTTCGCTGTGTACAAGCATTTATCCGATTCTGGAG ATTCAAGCGAAGATATTCAGAAATTTCATCAAACCGTAGATATTAAACAAGGGGCGGTATCGTGGAAGAACCGGCGTTCTCTCCGGCTCAAAATGGCTGACGtatag
- the LOC140988213 gene encoding uncharacterized protein isoform X2 — protein sequence MQRQSLGSPSSKLHHGGIILLKDDTSSSTSPTNDALSGGGGLVVVEEEEEKVKKLKMKPAEIYIHFIPMLTLLCLLVLYLSSHKPSQIEFAVYKHLSDSGDSSEDIQKFHQTVDIKQGAVSWKNRRSLRLKMADV from the exons ATGCAGAGGCAATCACTGGGCTCGCCATCGTCGAAGCTTCACCACGGAGGAATAATACTACTGAAAGATGATACCTCTTCTTCTACATCTCCAACAAACGACGCTTTATCTGGAGGAGGCGGATTGGTTGTAgttgaggaagaagaagaaaaggttAAGAAACTGAAAATGAAGCCGGCGGAAATCTACATTCATTTCATACCAATGCTCACTCTTCTCTGCCTTCTAGTTCTCTACCTTTCTTCTCACAAACCTTCTCAGATCG AGTTCGCTGTGTACAAGCATTTATCCGATTCTGGAG ATTCAAGCGAAGATATTCAGAAATTTCATCAAACCGTAGATATTAAACAAGGGGCGGTATCGTGGAAGAACCGGCGTTCTCTCCGGCTCAAAATGGCTGACGtatag